Proteins co-encoded in one Dasypus novemcinctus isolate mDasNov1 chromosome 6, mDasNov1.1.hap2, whole genome shotgun sequence genomic window:
- the LOC101423661 gene encoding mannose-binding protein A-like isoform X1, with protein sequence MPTARTMHLFPSLLALLLCVATASSLGKEACEDALKSCSVITCGVPVTNGTPGRDGRDGPKGEKGEPGQGLRGLQGPPGKMGSPGGTGSPGLRGPKGQKGDHGDNAASEAKLADLQREIQSLKSELDHTRNLLTFSLGKKSGKKLYVTSGEKMTFSKVKALCAQLGATVATPKNAEENKAIQDVANDHAFLGITDELTEGQFMYVTGGRLTYSNWKKNEPNNHGSEEDCVLLLKEGLWNDISCSSSFLAVCEFPA encoded by the exons ATGCCTACG GCAAGGACCATGCACCTGTTTCCCTCACTCCTTGCCCTCCTCCTGTGTGTGGCCACAGCGTCCAGCTTAGGAAAGGAAGCCTGTGAGGATGCCCTGAAGTCCTGCTCAGTGATTACCTGTGGTGTCCCTGTCACCAACGGTACCCCAGGCAGAGATGGGCGCGATGGACCcaagggagaaaagggagaacCAG GCCAAGGGCTCAGAGGCCTCCAGGGTCCTCCTGGGAAAATGGGGTCTCCAGGAGGGACAGGATCTCCTGGGCTTCGAGGACCAAAGGGCCAAAAAGGGGATCACGGAGACAATGCAG CTTCTGAGGCCAAGCTGGCTGACTTACAGAGAGAGATACAAAGCCTGAAGTCAGAACTGGACCACACCAGAAACT TGCTGACCTTCTCCCTGGGCAAGAAGTCGGGGAAGAAGCTCTATGTGACCAGTGGTGAAAAGATGACCTTTTCCAAAGTGAAGGCCCTGTGTGCTCAGCTCGGGGCCACTGTGGCCACTCCCAAGAACGCCGAGGAGAACAAGGCCATCCAGGATGTGGCCAATGACCACGCCTTCCTCGGTATCACTGATGAGCTGACTGAAGGCCAGTTCATGTATGTAACGGGAGGGAGGCTGACCTACAGCAACTGGAAGAAGAACGAGCCTAACAACCATGGCTCAGAGGAGGACTGCGTGCTCCTCCTGAAGGAAGGACTCTGGAACGACatctcctgctcctcctccttcctgGCGGTCTGTGAGTTCCCAGCCTGA
- the LOC101423661 gene encoding mannose-binding protein A-like isoform X2: MHLFPSLLALLLCVATASSLGKEACEDALKSCSVITCGVPVTNGTPGRDGRDGPKGEKGEPGQGLRGLQGPPGKMGSPGGTGSPGLRGPKGQKGDHGDNAASEAKLADLQREIQSLKSELDHTRNLLTFSLGKKSGKKLYVTSGEKMTFSKVKALCAQLGATVATPKNAEENKAIQDVANDHAFLGITDELTEGQFMYVTGGRLTYSNWKKNEPNNHGSEEDCVLLLKEGLWNDISCSSSFLAVCEFPA, translated from the exons ATGCACCTGTTTCCCTCACTCCTTGCCCTCCTCCTGTGTGTGGCCACAGCGTCCAGCTTAGGAAAGGAAGCCTGTGAGGATGCCCTGAAGTCCTGCTCAGTGATTACCTGTGGTGTCCCTGTCACCAACGGTACCCCAGGCAGAGATGGGCGCGATGGACCcaagggagaaaagggagaacCAG GCCAAGGGCTCAGAGGCCTCCAGGGTCCTCCTGGGAAAATGGGGTCTCCAGGAGGGACAGGATCTCCTGGGCTTCGAGGACCAAAGGGCCAAAAAGGGGATCACGGAGACAATGCAG CTTCTGAGGCCAAGCTGGCTGACTTACAGAGAGAGATACAAAGCCTGAAGTCAGAACTGGACCACACCAGAAACT TGCTGACCTTCTCCCTGGGCAAGAAGTCGGGGAAGAAGCTCTATGTGACCAGTGGTGAAAAGATGACCTTTTCCAAAGTGAAGGCCCTGTGTGCTCAGCTCGGGGCCACTGTGGCCACTCCCAAGAACGCCGAGGAGAACAAGGCCATCCAGGATGTGGCCAATGACCACGCCTTCCTCGGTATCACTGATGAGCTGACTGAAGGCCAGTTCATGTATGTAACGGGAGGGAGGCTGACCTACAGCAACTGGAAGAAGAACGAGCCTAACAACCATGGCTCAGAGGAGGACTGCGTGCTCCTCCTGAAGGAAGGACTCTGGAACGACatctcctgctcctcctccttcctgGCGGTCTGTGAGTTCCCAGCCTGA